In one window of Episyrphus balteatus chromosome 3, idEpiBalt1.1, whole genome shotgun sequence DNA:
- the LOC129917193 gene encoding 3-hydroxy-3-methylglutaryl-coenzyme A reductase, translating into MIGRLFRAHGEFCASHPWEVIVALLTLTACMLTVDRSSTLGDAAASSAAGGGGVGGGPTINTGSSSMPSRNRPCHGWSQSCDGLEAEYNAADVILMTIVRCSAVLYCYYQFCSLHKLGSKYILGIAGLFTVFSSFIFTTTIIKFLGSDISDLKDALFFLLLLIDLSNSGTLAQLALSGSNQAEVTNNIARGLELLGPAISLDTIVETLVIGVGTLSGVQRLEILCTFAVLSVLVNYIVFMTFYPACLSLILDLSRSGMDMSLVRAKAKDSILIKALTEEEQKNNPVVQRVKIIMTTGLMIVHIYSRVVFSENDYDSVENSLSPKLQQMNMNTNRTESGEFAEYIIKWLTMSADQIVILILLIALVVKFIFFENREDLHDQIRQSAIVAASESKPSPTLPGKSQLAVDVVKQPVPRIPLFTIEEDNSVDVCTQTEDDHYVRPYANHNELQALTRCNEPPRSLEECLEILKSDPDYLTDDEIVRIVNTAAPHCPLHKIENIIGKPERGVRIRRKIIGTRAKIPMEKLNMLPYQTFDYSKVMNACCENVLGYIPIPVGYAGPLLLDGCQYFVPMATTEGALVASTNRGCKALSIRGVTSIVEDVGMTRAPCVRFSSVARAAEAKTWIMDDVNYKKIKTEFDSTSRFGRLKELLIAMDGPQLYIRFVALTGDAMGMNMVSKGAEMALKCISKEFPDMKIISLSGNFCSDKKPAAINWIKGRGKRVVTECIISAATLRSVLKTDAKTLVECNKLKNMGGSAMAGSIGGNNAHAANMVTAVFLATGQDPAQNVTSSNCSTGMECWGETNEDLYMTCTMPSLEVGTVGGGTGLPGQSACLEMLGVRGANMEHPGDNAKKLAQIVCATVMAGEISLMAALVNSDLVKSHMRHNRSSIAVSGKITTTNNPLNVSVSSCSNIS; encoded by the exons ATGATTGGAAGATTATTTCGGGCTCATGGCGAATTTTGCGCGTCACATCCGTGGGAGGTTATTGTGGCGTTATTGACATTGACCGCATGCATGTTGACGGTAGATCGAAGTTCAACATTGGGTGATGCTGCTGCATCATCAGCAGCAGGCGGTGGTGGTGTTGGTGGGGGACCGACAATTAATACTGGCTCTTCATCGATGCCAAGCAGAAATCGACCATGTCACGGATGGAGCCAGTCTTGTGATGGTTTAGAGGCTGAATATAATGCAGCCGATGTAATTCTTATGACCATAGTGAGATGTTCAGCGGTGTTATATTGTTATTACCAGTTTTGTAGTTTACATAAACTTGGATCCAAATATATTTTAG gcATTGCTGGACTATTCACAGTTTTCTCGAGCTTTATATTTACAACAACAATCATTAAGTTCCTTGGAAGTGATATATCAGATCTAAA AGATGCATTATTTTTCTTGCTTCTATTGATCGATTTATCCAACTCAGGCACTCTTGCCCAATTAGCTTTATCCGGATCGAATCAAGCCGAAGTAACAAATAATATTGCAAGAGGATTAGAACTCTTGGGACCAGCTATATCACTAGATACAATTGTAGAAACTCTAGTTATTGGTGTTGGTACATTGTCGGGCGTACAGCGTCTGGAAATTCTATGCACATTCGCCGTCCTATCTGTGCTCGTTAATTATATAGTATTTATGACCTTCTATCCGGCATGTTTGTCACTAATATTGGATTTGTCACGCAGTGGCATGGACATGTCTTTGGTTCGTGCCAAAGCAAAGGATTCAATTCTGATAAAAGCTCTTAccgaagaagaacaaaaaaataatccagTTGTTCAGAGAGTAAAGATTATCATGACCACTGGTCTCATGATTGTTCATATCTATTCGAGAGTTGTATTCTCAGAGAATGATTATGATAGTGTGGAGAATTCATTGTCACCCAAATTACAACAAATGAACATGAATACCAATAGAACTGAATCGGGAGAGTTTGCAGAGTATATTATTAA ATGGCTCACAATGAGCGCCGACCAAATCGTAATTCTTATCCTTCTCATAGCATTGGTtgtgaaatttatattttttgaaaatcgtgaGGACCTTCATGATCAAATCAGACAATCAGCCATCGTTGCTGCATCAGAATCCAAGCCATCGCCGACGTTGCCTGGCAAAAGTCAATTAGCTGTAGATGTTGTTAAACAGCCAGTTCCAAGAATTCCCCTCTTCACAATCGAAGAGGACAATTCAGTAGATGTTTGCACTCAAACCGAAGACGATCACTATGTTAGACCGTATGCAAATCATAATGAATTGCAAGCTTTAACACGTTGCAATGAACCACCTCGATCGCTCGAGGAATGCCTTGAGATTCTAAAATCAGATCCTGACTATCTTACAGACGATGAAATTGTCAGAATAGTAAATACAGCTGCACCTCACTGTCCACTCCATAAGATCGAAAATATCATTGGTAAACCAGAGCGTGGAGTGCGTATCCGCAGAAAGATCATTGGAACGAGGGCCAAAATTCCAATGGAAAAGCTAAATATGCTTCCTTATCAGACTTTCGATTATAGCAAAGTTATGAATGCTTGTTGTGAGAATGTTTTAGGTTACATACCAATTCCGGTGGGTTATGCCGGACCATTGCTTCTCGATGGATGTCAATATTTTGTTCCTATGGCCACAACAGAGGGTGCTCTAGTTGCCAGTACGAATAGGGGATGTAAAGCTTTATCGATACGTGGTGTTACGAGTATTGTCGAAGATGTTGGCATGACTAGAGCACCATGTGTAAGATTTTCCAGTGTCGCTAGGGCAGCTGAAGCTAAAACTTGGATCATGGAtgatgtgaattataaaaaaatcaaaaccgaATTTGATTCGACAAGTCGATTTGGCAGACTAAAAGAGCTTCTGATAGCCATGGATGGACCACAATTGTATATAAGATTTGTTGCATTGACTGGTGATGCTATGGGAATGAATATGGTCTCGAAAGGTGCCGAAATGGCATTGAAGTGTATTAGTAAAGAATTTCCAGATATGAAAATTATATCGTTGAGTGGGAATTTCTGTAGTGATAAGAAACCAGCGGCGATAAATTGGATTAAGGGCAGAGGGAAACGCGTTGTGACGGAGTGTATCATTTCAGCGGCAACGTTACGATCTGTTTTGAAGACAGATGCTAAAACTCTAGTCGAATGTAATAAATTGAAGAATATGGGCGGCAGTGCAATGGCTGGCAGTATAGGAg gaAACAACGCCCATGCAGCCAATATGGTTACAGCAGTCTTCCTAGCTACCGGTCAAGATCCAGCACAAAATGTCACCTCCAGTAATTGTTCCACCGGTATGGAATGTTGGGGCGAAACAAACGAAGATCTATACATGACATGTACAATGCCATCTCTAGAAGTTGGCACTGTGGGTGGTGGTACTGGTTTACCTGGGCAAAGTGCATGTCTGGAAATGTTGGGTGTACGTGGTGCCAATATGGAGCATCCAGGtgataatgcaaaaaaattagCACAAATTGTATGTGCAACTGTGATGGCTGGTGAAATAAGTCTGATGGCAGCTTTAGTTAACAGCGATCTAGTCAAGAGTCATATGAGGCATAATAG ATCCTCGATTGCAGTGAGTGgcaaaattacaacaacaaacaatcCATTGAATGTATCAGTGTCGAGTTGCAGTAATATAAGTTAA